The following proteins are co-located in the Sulfurovum sp. TSL6 genome:
- a CDS encoding RluA family pseudouridine synthase, whose product MAEKFIVEERSKLLDFLFNHLTGWSKKTIKQRLQGSSVAVNGDITTKHDCPLNVGDVVEVGVVKKASTQAQTLQRLEILYQDQDIIAINKPAGLLSVGNTTESKQHALAILRDQLSRGKKQVKLWPVHRLDRDTSGILLFATSKEMRETVMDKWGVSEKVYLAIVEGCPKEKKGTINQPLRADEKEYRMHVGKHPDAKPAITHYEVKQTTPERSLLEVKIETGRQHQIRAHLAWLGHSIIGDERYGTKGEKMGLHAKKLTIIHPVKKKPMSFEIDAPRDFYALLND is encoded by the coding sequence ATGGCAGAAAAATTCATAGTAGAAGAAAGATCCAAACTCTTAGATTTTCTTTTTAACCATCTTACCGGCTGGTCCAAAAAGACTATCAAACAGCGCTTACAAGGTTCAAGTGTGGCTGTAAATGGTGACATTACTACCAAACATGATTGTCCGTTAAATGTAGGTGATGTGGTAGAAGTGGGTGTGGTAAAAAAAGCTTCGACACAGGCACAGACACTACAGAGATTAGAGATCCTCTATCAAGATCAAGATATCATCGCCATCAATAAACCTGCGGGGCTTTTGTCTGTCGGAAACACAACAGAAAGCAAACAGCATGCCCTTGCCATACTGAGAGATCAACTCTCACGAGGTAAAAAACAGGTAAAGCTCTGGCCTGTACATAGATTGGACCGAGATACCTCAGGCATACTGCTCTTTGCAACATCCAAAGAGATGAGAGAAACAGTGATGGACAAATGGGGTGTATCTGAAAAGGTCTATTTAGCTATCGTGGAGGGTTGTCCAAAAGAAAAAAAAGGGACTATAAACCAGCCCTTAAGGGCGGATGAAAAAGAGTACCGTATGCATGTAGGCAAACATCCCGATGCCAAACCGGCCATTACCCACTATGAAGTGAAACAAACCACCCCTGAACGATCTTTACTGGAAGTCAAAATAGAAACAGGAAGACAGCACCAGATACGGGCACATTTGGCTTGGTTGGGACACAGTATCATCGGTGATGAACGTTATGGAACAAAAGGTGAGAAGATGGGACTTCATGCGAAAAAACTGACAATTATCCATCCGGTAAAGAAAAAGCCCATGAGCTTTGAAATAGATGCTCCCAGAGATTTTTATGCACTTTTAAATGATTGA
- a CDS encoding GNAT family N-acetyltransferase, with product MIIKRVSNKDQIDTIENLAYEIWYQHYIPIIGKHQVDYMLKKFQSVKAMTEQIKNGFLYFLTLDDNVPVGYMSVDILSKTLFLSKFYVTEAERGKGYGRTMITYLEALAKEKDLNKISLTVNKYNTGSIKMYEKVGFVISGSVVKEIGEGFIMDDYQMEKIL from the coding sequence ATGATTATAAAGAGAGTATCAAATAAAGATCAAATAGACACCATTGAAAACCTTGCTTATGAGATATGGTATCAACATTACATACCTATCATAGGAAAGCATCAGGTGGACTATATGTTGAAAAAGTTTCAATCGGTTAAAGCCATGACGGAACAGATCAAAAACGGTTTCTTATACTTTTTAACTCTGGATGACAATGTACCTGTAGGATACATGAGTGTAGATATTCTCTCAAAGACCTTATTCCTAAGTAAATTTTATGTGACAGAGGCTGAGCGTGGCAAAGGATATGGAAGAACAATGATAACTTATCTGGAAGCGTTGGCTAAAGAAAAAGATCTCAACAAAATATCACTCACAGTCAATAAGTATAATACCGGGAGCATTAAAATGTATGAAAAAGTTGGCTTTGTTATCTCCGGTAGTGTGGTTAAAGAGATTGGTGAAGGTTTTATCATGGATGACTATCAGATGGAAAAAATACTATAG
- a CDS encoding metal ABC transporter solute-binding protein, Zn/Mn family, whose amino-acid sequence MKKITLLFLLSTTYIFSNINAVVSILPVQTFVKAIGGDKVDVSLMVQPGNSPHTYEPKPSQMVEISKADLYFAIDVEFEDVWLPKFQNLNPQMQVIDLADNIKKIEMHKHQCDEEEHHSEHEEKHDHEGEDPHIWTAPANVKSIAQNIYNALKKEDPENKNYYKKNLDLFVASIDETDRQIIHLLSSLEDTRKFMVFHPSWGYFAQAYNLEQIAVEVEGKEPKPKELIHLLKEAKEEKVKAIFTQPEFSDTVAQIIAKELQIPVVKVSPLAPNWSENLISIAKVIAGKN is encoded by the coding sequence ATGAAAAAAATCACTCTACTATTTTTATTATCAACCACTTACATATTTTCTAATATTAACGCTGTGGTCAGTATCTTGCCGGTACAGACATTTGTCAAAGCCATAGGAGGAGATAAGGTGGATGTATCACTCATGGTACAACCCGGAAACTCACCTCACACATACGAGCCGAAGCCTTCACAGATGGTTGAGATCTCCAAAGCAGATCTTTACTTTGCTATAGACGTAGAATTTGAAGATGTTTGGCTCCCTAAATTTCAAAACCTGAATCCTCAAATGCAAGTCATCGATCTTGCAGACAACATCAAAAAAATAGAGATGCACAAGCATCAATGTGATGAAGAAGAACATCATAGCGAACATGAAGAAAAACATGATCATGAAGGAGAAGACCCGCATATCTGGACCGCTCCTGCCAATGTAAAGAGCATCGCACAGAACATTTATAATGCTTTAAAGAAAGAAGACCCTGAAAATAAAAACTACTATAAAAAAAACCTCGATCTTTTTGTAGCATCTATAGATGAAACAGACAGACAGATCATACATTTGCTTTCATCTTTAGAAGACACACGTAAATTTATGGTGTTTCACCCTTCATGGGGTTACTTTGCGCAAGCATATAATCTAGAGCAAATAGCTGTAGAAGTAGAAGGTAAAGAGCCTAAACCTAAAGAACTCATACACCTTCTCAAAGAAGCAAAAGAAGAGAAGGTCAAAGCGATCTTTACCCAACCGGAATTTTCAGATACAGTAGCACAGATCATTGCCAAAGAATTACAGATACCTGTAGTGAAGGTAAGTCCCTTAGCACCGAACTGGTCTGAAAACCTTATAAGCATCGCCAAAGTCATTGCAGGTAAGAACTAA
- a CDS encoding Hsp20/alpha crystallin family protein, which yields MFSKKFSLFVLPFVTLVSLQANDPFFDDPFGDDIFKEMYQMQKEMDKVFERMHERMNQRTKLWNYPSRQTFTPGNRMRTESLLEDKGTHYEYNTHIPENQNNQIDISINDGVLHLKATVDTVKKTNEPNMKMQQHYVSMIQRSETLPKDADARSLKSEYKNGLLVLTLQKKKSLTQTVVKEKEEKKPQGTSKTEKVKEKVEHNSTKIKVPHTSSHV from the coding sequence ATGTTCAGTAAAAAATTTTCACTTTTTGTTTTGCCTTTTGTGACACTGGTCTCACTTCAGGCCAATGATCCTTTTTTCGATGATCCGTTTGGAGATGACATCTTTAAAGAGATGTACCAGATGCAAAAAGAGATGGACAAAGTCTTTGAACGCATGCATGAACGTATGAATCAACGTACAAAATTATGGAATTATCCGAGCAGACAAACGTTCACACCTGGCAATCGTATGAGAACAGAAAGTTTACTGGAAGACAAAGGTACACATTATGAGTACAATACACACATACCTGAAAATCAAAACAATCAGATAGATATTTCTATCAATGACGGTGTTCTACATTTAAAAGCAACGGTAGATACGGTAAAGAAGACTAATGAACCAAATATGAAAATGCAACAGCATTACGTGAGTATGATACAACGTAGTGAAACATTGCCTAAGGATGCGGATGCTAGAAGTTTAAAGAGTGAATATAAAAATGGTTTGCTTGTTTTAACACTTCAGAAAAAAAAGAGTCTTACTCAGACAGTAGTGAAAGAAAAAGAGGAGAAAAAGCCACAAGGGACATCAAAAACAGAAAAAGTCAAAGAGAAAGTCGAGCACAATTCAACAAAGATCAAAGTACCACATACAAGTTCACATGTCTAA
- a CDS encoding metal ABC transporter ATP-binding protein: MSVIDIKNVSFAYDKQMILENINLSVEEKDFLAIIGPNGGGKSTLLKLILGILNPQKGSVSVLGKAPSKSLTQIGYVPQNTNVNTDFPIKVIEVVMMGHVGGKRPLFGYSKEEILCAMGALAQVGMENFAQTKIGALSGGQRQRVMIARALCAHPQILILDEPTSSIDITGQKEIYELIKTLNESITVVVVSHDISVILEYANKAAHVNKSLSYHDISDKTRTFHTHGDEEHFCEVELLQMLGSENCDTCEPESTSKWRTEK, from the coding sequence ATGTCTGTCATTGATATCAAAAATGTTTCTTTTGCTTATGACAAGCAGATGATCTTAGAAAACATTAACCTGAGTGTAGAAGAGAAAGATTTCTTAGCCATCATTGGTCCAAATGGCGGAGGTAAGTCTACCCTACTCAAACTCATTTTGGGTATTCTTAACCCTCAAAAAGGTTCTGTCTCCGTATTGGGTAAAGCACCTTCGAAGAGTCTTACTCAAATAGGCTACGTTCCACAAAACACCAATGTGAATACTGACTTTCCCATAAAGGTCATTGAAGTAGTCATGATGGGGCATGTGGGAGGCAAAAGACCTCTTTTTGGTTACAGTAAAGAGGAAATACTATGTGCTATGGGTGCCTTGGCTCAAGTAGGTATGGAAAATTTTGCACAAACTAAGATAGGTGCACTCTCCGGCGGACAACGTCAAAGAGTGATGATCGCTCGTGCCCTCTGTGCACATCCGCAAATACTTATACTTGACGAGCCCACATCAAGCATAGATATCACAGGACAAAAAGAGATCTATGAGTTGATCAAAACACTCAATGAAAGCATTACTGTAGTAGTGGTAAGCCATGATATCTCTGTGATCTTAGAATATGCGAACAAAGCAGCTCATGTCAATAAAAGCCTCTCCTATCACGATATTTCAGACAAAACACGGACTTTCCATACCCATGGTGATGAGGAACATTTCTGTGAAGTGGAGCTACTGCAAATGCTAGGTAGTGAAAACTGCGATACCTGCGAACCAGAATCTACGTCGAAGTGGAGAACAGAAAAATGA
- a CDS encoding phospholipase D-like domain-containing protein: MFVFSALSHILYQKRSPTSMISWMLSIFFLPYIVVPLYFLIGIRKREGKNKKEYVKFDYVCEHAPYELDDPRHAFQNLLQKNGMPPATKGNTFELITSGTEAYERMLKEIDQAQQSIDICTYVFEFDKMTKTILDTLTLKAKEGIKVRLLMDLVGSLGASFNQKGFKALKEAGGEVAFFTPILKRPFQNYINLRNHRKIYLFDQTTLLSGGMNLSNEYMGEADGTKRWEDLLYCLNGPSVYHFYHIFQNDWIYATKEEKNIDLKVEESCEGESRVQVVPSGPDIPTDALYEALLNAIYNAKKRIWIVTPYFVPDENMIQALVIAHHKGVDIKLITPKNSDHLLADMGRSAYMRELDEIGADVVLYEGEMLHAKAILFDDVGGMVGSVNFDNRSLFLNYEVVTFVYSPQFIESIEGWMNGLIDKSTRGMEKPSKLREALENVMKVFAPLL; encoded by the coding sequence ATTTTTGTTTTCTCTGCACTCAGTCATATTCTTTATCAAAAACGGTCTCCCACCAGTATGATCTCATGGATGTTGTCTATTTTCTTTTTACCCTACATTGTTGTACCGCTCTATTTTCTTATCGGTATACGAAAGCGCGAAGGAAAAAATAAAAAAGAGTATGTTAAATTTGATTATGTATGTGAACATGCTCCTTATGAATTAGATGATCCTCGTCATGCATTTCAAAACCTTTTGCAAAAAAACGGTATGCCTCCTGCAACAAAAGGAAATACCTTTGAACTTATCACCAGTGGTACAGAAGCATATGAACGTATGCTCAAAGAGATCGATCAGGCACAGCAGAGTATCGATATCTGTACCTATGTTTTTGAATTTGATAAGATGACTAAAACAATCTTAGATACACTCACCCTAAAAGCCAAAGAGGGCATTAAAGTACGATTACTTATGGACCTGGTAGGATCTCTTGGGGCAAGCTTCAATCAAAAAGGTTTTAAAGCATTAAAAGAAGCGGGAGGAGAAGTGGCATTTTTTACACCTATCTTGAAAAGACCGTTTCAAAACTACATTAATCTCCGAAATCATCGTAAAATTTATCTCTTTGATCAAACAACACTGCTCAGCGGTGGTATGAACCTCAGTAATGAATATATGGGAGAAGCGGATGGCACTAAACGCTGGGAAGATCTTCTTTACTGCTTGAACGGACCTTCTGTTTACCATTTTTATCATATTTTTCAGAATGACTGGATCTATGCGACAAAAGAAGAGAAAAATATAGATCTGAAGGTAGAAGAGTCATGCGAGGGGGAGAGTAGGGTCCAAGTGGTTCCATCTGGTCCAGATATTCCAACTGATGCACTTTATGAGGCACTGTTAAATGCCATCTATAATGCGAAAAAACGTATCTGGATCGTTACTCCTTACTTTGTGCCGGATGAAAATATGATACAGGCATTGGTCATAGCTCATCACAAAGGGGTTGATATTAAGTTGATCACTCCTAAAAATTCTGATCATCTCTTGGCAGATATGGGAAGAAGTGCCTATATGCGTGAACTGGATGAAATAGGTGCTGATGTCGTCTTGTATGAAGGAGAAATGCTTCATGCCAAAGCCATACTGTTTGATGATGTCGGTGGAATGGTAGGGTCTGTCAATTTTGACAATCGCAGTCTTTTCCTGAATTATGAAGTGGTCACATTTGTCTACTCTCCACAATTTATAGAGAGTATTGAAGGTTGGATGAACGGATTGATAGACAAATCAACTAGAGGAATGGAAAAACCGTCCAAATTACGTGAAGCTCTTGAAAATGTTATGAAAGTGTTTGCGCCATTACTCTAA
- a CDS encoding DUF819 domain-containing protein — protein MIVDGFIYVALLVMIGSAIVYTERKSRHKLFKYLPSIVILYFVVMLFSTFGLWQKSESVTAAYTLLKSNLLPAMIFLMLLSADMREIFKLGKKMLLTFFLASVSIAIGFIGTFSLFHTYFESDAWKAFAALSGSWMGGTGNMVAIQGALDLPDSAMGYTLLIDSIDYAIWVMILLALVPFAKKFNIWSQADTSVIDEVGERLSLKEKHKNPISFASLFLLLGTALLVSVSAQNGADFLPTTSFLTTTTWVVIIATLVGILFAMTPLAKISGGSELGHIMLYLIVALIASRANFSELTEAPLYIMAGFVIIMIHVGIMILFAKLFKLDLFSLGVASLANIGGVASAPILASAYSKALIPIGVLMAMMGYIVGTFGGLMVGKILEMIAG, from the coding sequence ATGATCGTAGATGGATTTATATACGTAGCGCTACTGGTAATGATAGGTTCTGCCATCGTATATACTGAGAGGAAGAGCCGGCATAAGCTCTTTAAGTATCTCCCTTCTATCGTCATACTCTACTTTGTAGTTATGCTTTTTTCCACCTTTGGTCTATGGCAAAAATCTGAATCTGTAACAGCTGCATACACACTTCTAAAGTCCAACCTGCTTCCAGCCATGATCTTTTTGATGCTGCTCTCTGCAGATATGAGAGAGATCTTTAAACTTGGCAAGAAAATGCTGCTGACTTTCTTTTTAGCCTCAGTCAGTATCGCCATAGGTTTCATAGGTACTTTTTCACTTTTCCATACTTACTTTGAGTCTGATGCATGGAAAGCTTTTGCTGCACTTTCAGGCTCCTGGATGGGAGGAACAGGGAATATGGTAGCCATACAAGGTGCCCTTGACCTGCCTGACTCTGCTATGGGCTACACCCTGCTCATAGACTCCATAGACTATGCCATCTGGGTCATGATACTCCTTGCACTGGTACCTTTTGCAAAAAAGTTTAACATCTGGAGCCAAGCCGATACCTCTGTCATAGATGAAGTGGGAGAAAGATTGTCCCTTAAAGAGAAGCATAAAAATCCCATCAGCTTTGCATCTCTTTTTCTTTTACTGGGTACTGCCCTTCTCGTATCTGTATCGGCACAAAATGGAGCAGATTTCCTTCCTACGACTTCATTTCTGACCACAACCACCTGGGTCGTCATCATCGCTACACTTGTGGGTATACTCTTTGCCATGACTCCTTTGGCGAAAATATCAGGCGGATCAGAACTTGGACATATCATGCTCTACCTTATAGTAGCTCTCATTGCCTCACGGGCTAACTTTTCTGAACTGACTGAAGCACCTCTGTATATCATGGCTGGGTTTGTCATCATTATGATACATGTGGGGATTATGATACTTTTTGCCAAACTTTTCAAGCTTGACCTCTTCTCTTTGGGTGTCGCTTCATTGGCCAATATCGGTGGTGTTGCTTCTGCACCTATCTTGGCATCTGCCTACTCAAAAGCACTCATTCCCATAGGTGTACTTATGGCAATGATGGGGTACATCGTAGGGACATTTGGAGGACTTATGGTGGGAAAAATTCTTGAGATGATCGCCGGATAA
- a CDS encoding patatin-like phospholipase family protein, translated as MIKNLQNNHFTLVLSGGGALGIAHLGILHDMEKQHIVPNEIVGTSMGGIIGACLALEMREEEIYKHIQSFAGIFNWIKFSFSGNAIVHNDKLAKIFEQLFKDKKMKDTSIPLKLIATDLLKGEKKVFDASDDVYIKDAVLCTMAIPGIFEEHIIEGKTYGDGFLCKNLGISEASFDTVLAVDVLGKNAFEETMPDNFFKTANVLEMFERSIRLLIYNQSKTQLEHSTKHVYLIEPKTQGYKTYQFHKHQEIRVLGLDLL; from the coding sequence ATGATAAAAAATCTACAAAACAATCACTTCACTCTGGTACTTTCTGGTGGCGGGGCTTTGGGCATAGCGCATTTGGGTATCTTACATGATATGGAGAAACAACATATAGTACCCAACGAAATAGTCGGAACCAGTATGGGAGGCATTATAGGGGCCTGCTTGGCTTTAGAAATGAGAGAAGAAGAAATCTATAAACACATTCAAAGTTTTGCCGGCATCTTTAACTGGATCAAGTTCTCTTTTTCCGGTAATGCCATTGTACATAATGACAAACTGGCTAAGATTTTTGAGCAACTCTTTAAAGACAAGAAGATGAAAGACACATCCATACCTCTCAAACTCATTGCAACAGATCTGCTTAAGGGCGAAAAAAAAGTATTTGATGCTTCTGATGATGTATATATTAAAGATGCTGTGCTGTGTACGATGGCTATACCCGGTATTTTTGAAGAGCATATCATAGAGGGAAAAACGTATGGTGATGGCTTTCTCTGTAAAAATCTGGGAATCAGCGAAGCTTCTTTTGATACTGTGCTTGCAGTAGATGTTCTTGGAAAAAATGCTTTTGAGGAGACTATGCCTGACAACTTTTTTAAAACGGCGAATGTTTTAGAAATGTTTGAGAGATCGATAAGACTTCTTATCTACAACCAAAGTAAAACACAGTTAGAACATTCAACCAAACATGTCTACCTCATAGAACCCAAAACACAAGGGTACAAAACATATCAATTCCACAAACATCAAGAGATTCGAGTCTTAGGATTGGATCTTTTATGA
- a CDS encoding lipopolysaccharide assembly protein LapA domain-containing protein, translated as MNIKIFSIIALIVLVVLFIVQNISIVEITFLFWSLQMSRALLIFFLLAIGIAIGWLLHAHFKGD; from the coding sequence ATGAATATTAAAATTTTTTCTATCATTGCACTTATCGTTCTTGTTGTTTTGTTTATTGTTCAAAATATTTCTATAGTAGAAATTACATTTTTATTTTGGTCTCTTCAGATGTCTCGTGCCTTACTCATTTTTTTTCTGCTTGCGATCGGTATCGCTATAGGTTGGCTTTTACATGCGCACTTTAAAGGTGACTGA
- a CDS encoding DEAD/DEAH box helicase, with product MKGNIIKSFEKLNLHPDILKAIAHAKYEQTTAIQNQVIPPALKGTDILGASKSGTGKTAAYVLPLLNKLQKIVKHDQKVVRALIIVPTIELVDQVSRTINDFSKYLDIKNVKIQGGIPKSTQLERLSKGADIIVATPGRLQSFIEDKKINLSYINTVILDEADTMLDLGFLGEIQGILKHCAQPRQTMMFSATISQNIKKLAKEFLRDPVIVEVSQRRDIVDFIAHRAYKVDKARKSELTAKLIHDMHLDQVLLFASTKESANKIYEYLRSQNIRTSIIHGDLTRGARAKSLALLKSGKTQVLVATDIAARGIDIKELSMVINYDMPEGTDDFTHRVGRTGRANHKGSVISILTTRDYDVFSKMERNLRLNIKREIYPGFELTDKQPRQKQPKKKSLVERKGKFDFHKQKMQKKNAQKKNTQSKKKQTGRKK from the coding sequence TTGAAAGGAAACATCATCAAATCATTTGAAAAACTAAATTTACATCCCGATATTTTAAAAGCCATTGCTCATGCAAAATATGAACAAACCACTGCCATACAGAACCAAGTCATACCTCCGGCACTTAAAGGTACAGACATACTGGGTGCATCAAAATCCGGTACAGGGAAAACAGCCGCCTATGTTCTGCCCCTACTCAATAAACTGCAGAAAATTGTAAAACATGACCAAAAAGTGGTAAGAGCACTGATCATTGTTCCTACGATCGAACTTGTAGACCAAGTCTCTCGTACGATCAACGACTTTAGCAAATATCTTGATATCAAGAATGTAAAAATTCAAGGGGGCATACCCAAAAGTACTCAATTGGAAAGACTCTCTAAGGGTGCAGACATTATTGTCGCCACACCAGGGAGATTACAAAGCTTCATAGAAGATAAAAAGATCAATCTCTCTTATATCAATACTGTGATCTTGGATGAAGCAGATACCATGTTGGATCTTGGCTTTCTAGGTGAAATACAAGGTATACTCAAGCATTGTGCGCAGCCAAGACAGACGATGATGTTTTCTGCAACCATTTCACAAAATATTAAAAAACTTGCAAAAGAATTTTTACGTGATCCTGTGATAGTGGAAGTGAGTCAAAGAAGGGATATAGTTGATTTTATCGCACATAGGGCGTACAAGGTAGACAAAGCCCGAAAATCAGAATTGACAGCTAAGCTTATCCATGATATGCATTTGGATCAAGTCTTACTCTTTGCCAGCACCAAAGAGTCTGCCAACAAGATCTATGAATACCTGAGAAGTCAGAATATACGGACTTCCATTATACATGGGGATCTTACAAGAGGTGCCAGAGCAAAGTCACTGGCCCTGTTGAAAAGTGGTAAAACACAGGTTTTGGTAGCCACGGATATAGCCGCAAGGGGTATAGACATCAAAGAACTTTCTATGGTGATAAACTATGACATGCCTGAGGGAACGGATGACTTTACACATCGTGTAGGAAGAACCGGTAGAGCAAACCATAAAGGCTCTGTGATCTCTATTTTAACCACAAGAGACTATGATGTCTTCTCCAAGATGGAGAGAAACTTACGCCTCAACATCAAAAGAGAGATCTATCCTGGTTTTGAACTGACAGACAAGCAGCCAAGACAAAAACAACCAAAGAAAAAGTCATTGGTTGAGAGAAAAGGAAAATTTGACTTTCATAAACAAAAAATGCAAAAGAAGAATGCTCAAAAGAAAAATACTCAATCAAAGAAGAAGCAGACAGGACGAAAAAAATAA
- a CDS encoding dipeptide epimerase → MKITNIRTTTLKAPLKKPFVTSLRRVDTLEDLVVLIECNDGTIGYGEGAPTPVITGETMGSMVAAIEYIKPFIIGLEIEDFNTILNNIHTSILKNTTAKSALEIALYDLKAKLVKQPLYKMLGGTKTTFKTDITISMGEIEKMISDSLDAVHLGYDTLKIKIGDNPQKDVDRIIAIHEALGDNITLRLDANQGWTAQESVDLLLALEKQDIIAEFIEQPVAADDINGLRYIKERVQTPLLADESIFSVKDARRLLEMEAIDYVNIKLAKTAGITQALALADLSKEFGVKCMIGCMLEGPISVSAGVHVASAKADIITMLDLDAVSLLASHPVKTSIVFNESEIGLSEDIGLGVLY, encoded by the coding sequence ATGAAAATAACCAATATACGAACGACTACACTCAAAGCCCCGCTTAAAAAACCTTTTGTCACCTCTTTGCGTCGCGTAGATACCCTTGAAGATCTTGTGGTTCTCATTGAATGTAATGATGGAACCATAGGCTATGGTGAAGGTGCCCCTACACCTGTCATTACAGGCGAGACGATGGGTTCTATGGTCGCAGCTATCGAGTATATCAAGCCTTTCATCATAGGATTGGAGATAGAAGATTTCAATACCATATTAAATAATATACATACATCAATACTTAAAAACACTACTGCTAAATCTGCTCTAGAGATAGCACTCTACGATTTAAAAGCAAAGTTGGTCAAACAACCTCTCTATAAGATGCTTGGAGGCACAAAGACCACTTTCAAAACTGATATTACGATCAGTATGGGTGAGATTGAAAAAATGATATCAGACAGTCTTGATGCTGTGCATCTGGGCTATGATACACTGAAGATAAAGATAGGTGATAATCCACAAAAAGATGTTGACCGTATCATCGCTATACATGAGGCATTAGGTGACAACATCACTCTAAGACTTGATGCAAACCAGGGATGGACAGCACAGGAAAGCGTAGATCTCCTACTTGCTTTGGAGAAACAAGACATTATCGCTGAGTTCATAGAGCAGCCAGTTGCAGCAGATGATATAAACGGACTGCGATACATCAAAGAGAGAGTCCAAACTCCCCTTCTGGCAGATGAGTCCATATTTTCCGTGAAAGATGCGAGAAGACTACTTGAAATGGAGGCAATAGACTATGTGAACATCAAACTGGCCAAGACAGCAGGTATCACACAAGCATTAGCATTGGCAGACCTCTCTAAAGAATTTGGCGTCAAATGTATGATAGGATGTATGCTGGAAGGTCCCATCTCTGTATCTGCAGGAGTACACGTAGCTTCTGCCAAGGCAGATATTATTACCATGCTTGATCTGGATGCCGTAAGTTTATTGGCTTCTCATCCGGTGAAGACATCTATCGTTTTTAATGAGAGTGAGATCGGGCTTTCTGAAGATATCGGCTTAGGTGTATTGTACTAG